CCCTCCGCTGTGATCGGCCGCTGCCTGTGATGgcgaggcaggcaggcaggaggccTGGGCGGCGGGGGGCCTTGGGGGCGTGTCCTTGAGCTGGAACGGCCTTGGGAGGCGTCCTGCATCGCCCAGGGAGGGGCTGGCTCCGGGGCCTCTGTGCGCAGTCCCAGGTTGGGGGCTGCCGCCGGGGCGCACAGCCTTGGCGCCAGCGTGACGGTGGCTTCAGAGGGGCAGCAGCCAGGGCCGCCGGTCCAGTCCCTTCCCCATGGCAGGGGGTCTGAGCGTGTGTTCTCAGGCGGCCACGCCAGTGCCAGAGTGTGGCAGCCTCCTTTGGCACGAGGTCCCTGCCAAGTGGTCGTGCCCGGATCGAGGACGGAGGCTCCGGGCCTCAGTTTTGCCGTCTGTGAGGTGGGGATTCTCCCGGTAACTCTCACAGGTTTGCTCCTTGGATTAGGTGAGGTGATGGGTACAGAGCTCTTCGGGATCCCTGCTGCGTAAGTGCCAGTAGATTAGGTCCGGTGACCTCCGTGCTCAGTAGATTCGATGCCCTCTGACGACCTTTGTGATGTGTGCATCCTGACTTTCCTGCTCGGGAAACACGGAAATCCTCAGTCAAGTATAACTCTAGGAGCCGGTTGTTTTTATGCGAAAACAGATTGAATTTTCTGCTTGAGGTTTGCATAAGAGTCAGCGCGCGTGTTGCCGGCTgactggttttcttttctttctcgtGGGCAGGGCTGCCGGTCACTCGCTGCGGGACATCCTGGGTACATCAGCCATGACAAGGAGACCTCGATCAAGTACGTCAGTCACCAGCACCCCAACCACCCCCAGCTCTTCAGCATCGTCCGCCAGGCCTGTGTGCGGAGCCTGAGCTGTGAGGTGAGTACCCGTGACCCGGCGCCTCTGCGAGAGTCGGTCACGTGCACGCCAGCACGCTCTGAGCAAGCTCGGTGTCGGCTATGGGAAGGAAGGCAGACGGCAGCCCGGAGACGGCCGGGCAGGTCCTGGAGACGGCAGGGCTGGTCTCCGGAGTGAGTCACGTTGCACCCCGGTTCGTTGCTAACTTACCGTTTTAAGCACCAGGCTTTCATTATTCGTTCTTCGTGGACGTGTTGCTAAGGTGTGAAGTGTTAGTAGGTGTGTGGCTCCCATCACATGTCACCTTCTTATCGTCTCTGTCACGTCACAGCCTCAGTGCTCATCACGTGCTCTCTGAGCCGACCGAGGCGTGAATCTGTGTTTCTAAGACACGTGGCTGCCGTTGTCgagttgtgttagcttctgtgtCTTTGTCACAGAGAGTTCACAGTCTAGTCGCTCACACTTCCTGTCACTGCCCCACTTGATCGTCCTCACTCACTGCTGCCATGTGCCTGCCTGGCTGTGTCCCTGCTGGTGGGCAGCTGATGTTGTCTGGTGGGGTTGTGTGTAAGAGTGGGTGTGGTGTGAGGGAGACCCAGGTTCTCTCCTACACATAACACATGCAGATTTTTTATTACGTGGACTCTGCAGTGGCTGTTCGGACTTGCCAGTTCTTTGGTATATTCCAGATGAGTGATGTTGGCAAATCTGAGCCTGGGGTAGATATAATACTTGTATATGAATTATTTATGACTCAAGGTAAGAAAAATTAACGAACCTACTGGTCCTTGGGTTTCATGGTAACAAACGTTCTCTTTAGGAAGTTCCATCACAGGAGAGATGAAAGCAGAGTTTTCCTTTCTCATCCCTGCCCTTTCCACTCTCCCTGTAACTGGTGCTGGTTAATTATGGCAGAAAGAAAAGTCTGGGCGGGAGGGTTTGACTGCTGCAGCGTGCAGAGGGCGGTGTCCTGGAGCGGCTGTCCTTGTGTCCCAGGTGTGCCCCGGCCGCGAGGGCCCCATCTTTTTTGGGGACGAACAGCACGGCTTTGTGTTCAGCCACACGTTCTTCATCAAGGACAGCCTGGCCCGGGGCTTCCAGCGCTGGTACAGCGTCATCGCCATCATGATGGACCGCATCTACCTCATCAACTCCTGGCCCTTCCTGCTGGGCAAGATCCGTGGGATCATTGACGAGCTCCAGGGCAAGGCGCTCAAGGTGGCCCCGAGGCAGGGCAGTgggtggcggggagggagggcTCTGTGCGAGGGGCCAGGAGCAGGGTGGCGTTCCTGCCTGGGGGTCCCCTGGCCGCCGCGGAGTCGGAGTCGCGGCGATAAGCCCGGGGTCAGCCGGTGCTGCTGGCTTCAGTGGTCTCTCTCAAGTCTGTCACTGTCCTGCCTCTCGTTTGGCTCTGGCTTTGCTGCAGTCAGATGCCTAGTTTGATCCCCGCTGTCTCTGCTTCCTCTGACCGTCGTTTCAGCAGCCTGTCCGCTAACGGTGTGGCAGACCCGCACCTACCGTGCATCTCCAGCGACGGCCCTGCACCTCCGGGGCCGCCCAGGATAGGCCGGTGGTGCTCTGGTAACAAGGAGTGCTTCAGCCCCAGCGGCTTGTTTCTGTTCTGTGTCCATCGCAGGCAAGCAGGGGTCCGCTCGCTGTGGTCAGGCTGGAGTGGCGTTGCTGCTCAGCTGCCTGCTGGGGTGCGCAGGTGGGGCCGGAGGCctggctcctctcccctcctcgcAGGAAGTGGTCACGTGTCCCGCCCACACAGGGTCTGAGCAGCGGACGCCCCCCGTGCCTGGGAACGGGGGTGCCTGGAAAGCGTGGACGCCCCCTGAGCCCCGTCAGGTGCCGACTCATCGGCGTCGGGGAGGCTGCAGGAGAGACTCCTAACTGAGCCTCTTCTCGGGCGGCTCCTGATCCAGCTGGGGGACAGAGCTGTTCTCTCTGGGATGAGACCGGGGACCCTGCTTTGCTCTTGGTCCAGAGAGCAGACTGGGGCCTGGGCTGCCGGCTGGTCTTGTTGTTAAGGGTCTTTCCCCTTCCCCTTGTGTGTCAGGTGTTTGAGGCGGAGCAGTTTGGGTGCCCGCAGCGTGCCCAGAGGATGAACACTGCTTTCACACCGTTCCTGCACCAAAGGAACGGCAACGCTGCTCGCTCGCTGACGTCCTTGACGAACGATGACAGCTTGTGGGCGTGCCTGCACACCTCCTTCGCCTGGTAACCAGACTCGGTCTTCTCGTGGCTGCTGGGGTGTTGGCCGGACTGTGCCTAGGTTGGGGGGGGACAGTTGCTGACAGGCCTGTGCTGTGACGCGTGAGTCCTGAACTGGGTTCGGTCCTCCTCGCCTCTGAGTGCATGGAAGTCGCGTTTAGGCGGAGCTCACGTCCCAGCGATACTTTTCAGGTGAAGTTCCTAGACCAAGACTAGCGGTCTCCCTTTTTGTGAGCAGCAGTGAATGCTTGTCTCGCACAGCGCTTGTGAGTCAGGACTcggagctgggctgagctgggccgTTCTGGCCCTGGTTCTCAGGCGGAGCTGCTGTCGTCTGAAGGCTGGGCTCCCTCGGGGCCGGCAGGTTGGTCTGGCCGTGGGCGGGAGGCCTCTGCTCCTCGCCGTGGTCGTGCGGGTGATGCGGGGAGAGTGAGGTGGACTCTGCTGGCTCTCGCGACCCAGCCTCAGCGCACACAGGCCCTGCCTGCACCTGCTCTTGTTAGAAGTAGCTCAGCCTAGGTGGGAGGGGAGGACCGGTCTCCGCCTTTGGAAGGGAGGAGTATCGACAGATTTGTGGACACACTTAGGAACCACCACAGTCTGTCCTCCGGCCACAGATTGTTTCTGTTCCTCCCACTGCAGGATGCGTTCCTTCCAAAGACCCCCAGATTCTCATTCCTGTGCAGCACCACCTAAATCAGGTCCTGGTGTGGGTGACGTCCTCACATGTAAATCCTTGAGTGCAGCTCCTGAGAACCTgcaaactaaagagaaaaatatttgtctCCCCCACCCGACATACAGTTCCTCTTgtcttttagaaattattttaatttgggaaattttcagacaGACCCAAAGTATAATACTACAGCTAACTTCACACGCTCCTACTTTAGCAGTTAGCGACATTTTACTGCTTTTTCATCtgtccttcactttttttttttctggaatgttttttAAAGCAAGTCTTAGTTGTATCACTTCAACCATAAACCCATTATCACATCCAACAAAATGGACTCATCGCTTAGTATCATGCAGCCCAATCCACGTTCACTTTTCCTGCTTTGCCTCAGAGTTGACCCTGGCATTGGGACCTGTGCACCACCACACAGGGCGCGGATCGTGCCAGGCCTCTGAGTCTAGAGCAGCGCCTCGTGCGCCTctgccccagcctccctgccttcGGTTGGAGGCCTGGGCTGTGCGTCTTGTAGGAGCCCCTCTGGCTGGTCAAATCCTCGTGGTGGTACTTAGCTCGTTCTTTTATGCCCATGTTTTAACCAGTTGTTAGCTCAAGAGGGTTGATTGGCTTCGGGTCTGGTTTTCCTTTTGGCGAGAACACTGCATAGGTGGCACTTTGTTCCCAGGCTCCTGAAGGCGTGCGGCAGCCGGCTGACCGAGAAGCTCCTGGAAGGCGCGCCCACTGAGGACACCTTGGTCCAGATGGAGCAGCTTGCGGGTGAGCTGGGAGGTGCTCGTGCTGGGAGCCTCTGTCGGCGGTGGCCTGGGGTCGTTCCGTGCTCAGCTCCCCTCTCCTCCATCCCAGCAGAGAGAGCTGACAGAGGGGACCCCAGAAGCAGCGTCCATAAAAGCTGGCCCTTTGCTCTTCGTGGTTTTATTGTGATTTCCTGCCTCATCTTCCTTGACAGTCACGTGTAAGCGTCTGTCCGGGCAGGTTGGGAAAGACCACCCCCGGGGCTGTCGCTCTGGAAAGGTGGGTTGAGTGAGGCTTTTGTGTCGCTATTGTACAAGAAGCACTTACTCGGCCTGTCTGGATGGGGACCTGCTCTCTGCTCTTCAACAGTAAAATGCTGTGCTTCGTTCAGTTGGACCCGAGGTTTTCATCAGGGTGGTGGTTCCCAAGCCTCCTGGTAACTGGGCCTCCCTCCCCAGGTTTGCCATCAGATCTCCACATCTGGGTGTTCTAAGTAACTGCCCAGGGGAGTCTGGGAGTCTGCTTTTCTTTTGGAGATGATTGGATTTTCAGTGACATAGGTCCAGGATCTCAAATGTGGGGCGGGGTGAACGAGACTCATGATGCCTCTTGTGTGTCCTCTGTTACAACGTGCTGCTTTTTGCAAATGATTGACTTTAACAAGCTGGAGCTGTTTCAGGCTTGTTCCTGTCGTCCGGTGACTTGCATCTGAGCAGGCTTCCCTGCGAAGGGGAGGGCGGGCTGGTTCATTCAGGGCAGGGCTCGCTCAGCGGAGACAGAAGCGCGGTCCACTTTCGCGCCCTCACGGTACGGTCGGCCCGGAACCATTTATCGTAGCGATCACACGTTTCTAGGTTAGTGAAGGTGGCGAGGGCAGTCTGCTGGTGAGGTTTATTTGTACGGAGAGCCGCGGGTGTCGGGAGAGAGGAGTGCAGGCATGCAGTGCTCACTGTCACGGCTTGGACGGCGTTTTGGTCGCACGGTGAGCATAGGGCTTCAGAGCACACGCGGCAGCTGTACAGACGTGCCTTCCGCTCCGGGCTCCAGGACGTGTGCGTGTGCTGTGTGCACGGCAAGGCCCCTTCCCTCGAGCCGTGCAGTGAGGGTGCTGCAGGCCTGGGGTTGTCGTGACGATGAATTGAGGTAGCAGGTATTGCTTTCTGTAAGACGGGGAGAACGGTACTGACCCAGGGCAGGCGAGAGGATTAAAGGACAGAATGTGTGGACGTCTTCAGGGTAGCGCCCACACGCTGTACCGTCCTTACCGTTGACTTGACTTTTCCCGCCGGCAGTGGACACAACATAGCAGACTGAACGCCCCGGCCCACCCCAGGGCTCCAGTGGCGGCAGGTAGTGTAGACAGTTGGTCCGAACCAGAAATCAGTAGCTTTCTGGCCGGTTTAACCACGGGATGTCTTGGGCTGAAGTGGTCGTGTGCAAAGACTTGCATCCAGAGAACGAAGGAATCTAGGGCCGCACATTTCGTAACTGAATGTGTTGTCTGTCTTGCAGACTTGGAAGAGGAATCAGAAAGCTGGGGCAACTCTGAGgctgaagaggaggagaaagcccCTGTCTTGCCCGAGGGGGCTGAGGGGCGGGAGCTGACCAAGTGCCCAGCGGATTCGTCCTTGCTCTCAGACTGTGGAAACTGGCAGCCCCGAAAGCTCTCTGTCTTTAAATCCCTTCGGCACATGAGGCAGGTAGGTGGTAAAGGGGTAGAGCCCGGATCAGAAACTCAGGACAAAGCCCTGTCCTCTCCTTCCAGCTCATCTCCATCCAGCACACTTTGTCCTTTGGGTCTGTTGTGTTCAGGGGTGACCATGAACCTTCTTGGTGGGTGGCTGAAGATGACAGGGGGCATCTGGGGTGTCTTAGCCCCAGGCTCGGTGAGGATGGAGGGGGTTTCTCTAAAGAAAGGCCCAACGGTTGGCTTCTCATAGTTCTGTAATCTTGTCATTCTGGAACCTTCTAAAGGAATTGAACAGCATTGTTGGTTTGCGCACAGCATAGATGCTTTGCAAATTGAAAACAGTGGCCTTCCTTACAAAGAATTGGAAACAAGCTGAACGTACGACCCTGGGAATCGCATCCGCGCGATGGCCCGTCGTTCGGTAGGGGCAGGAGCGTGCCctgcagtgggggtggggtggggggggggcgggtgtgaCCGTCGGGGGTGCTCGCCGACGCCACGGGTCTCACCGCACGGGAGGGCAGGGGGGGTGACCACTAGCTCACAAAGCAGGCTGTCCTTCCTTAGACTCTCTCTCTGTTTACTTTTACATTGAGCATGAATTCTATCAGAAAACAGTTATTTCTATTTTGGAAAATGAAGTAAAGCCTGATTTACCAGCAGGTGTTCTGTGGGGCTTTGGGGTGAAAACCATTCATTCAGATCATCCTTGATTTGGCTGCAGTCCTGTTGATTACAGTGGGTTACAGCTAATGGATTGCAGTGGGAGGGGATCTTGAGTTCCACCGGAGGGGGAGTCCTTGGGGGCTGGTGGGCTTTGCTGAAAGGCAGTGTTACAGCCTCCTCTCTTTTTCTGGCCATGTTCACAAGCCCTAAGACAACAGGCTGAGCTCTTCTAGAATGTCAGTGCCGTGGAGTTAATTAGAGTTGATTAAAGCAGGATAAAAACAGGACAGATGAGGAAGTCACAACCCCTAGATTGAGAGACTCACAACCCCAGAGGACATGGTTTGAGGCTGGGGCTCCGGACGTGGATCCGCTCAGCAGGGCAGCCCTGGGCTGCCGGCATCGAGACCGAGCTCTTCCTCGGTGCTGAAGACTCACAACCCTGGCTCTCTTTCGAGTGGTTAGGCCAAAGTTAAGGGTGTAGAGAGAGAAGGTACATGTTGCAAAGAGCTAATACTTTGCTTcaagtctttaaaaatagaactgggtAAAAGATCTTGAAGTATACAAGAGCTCTGGGGTCGGACCTTCAGGTGTGAGTACAGGGCCATCCCTCCTCCTGGTTTCGGGCAAGTCACCCAGCCTCCCCGAGAAGATAGGTGACTTCCTTTCTCCTGCCCGTCTTCCTTCACTCTACAGAGAAAGTTTCTAGGCGAACACACAAATAACTTCCTCTGGACAGAAAGCAGTGCACCGTGTTTTTCAGGTCCTGGGTGCCCCATCTTTCCGGACACTGGCCTGGCACGTCCTCATGGGGAACCAGGTGATCTGGAAAAGTAGAGACGCAGACCTTGTCTATTCAGCCTTTGAAGTTCTTCGGGTGAGAGGATCTTCTTTCCTTCGTGTTTTGTGGCAGGACGGTATTGGCctagtgggtttttaaaaaatctgttaagaTGTGTCAGAGACTCGTTGCAGACGTTCATGCCTGAATCTAAGATCTGTGTTTTTCTCCAGTGTTAAAAATGGTATTCATCTGTGCTTTCACTGTTGAGGGCCcaagttctatccctggtcagggaactaagatcccacaggctgtgcagcgcg
This window of the Balaenoptera ricei isolate mBalRic1 chromosome 20, mBalRic1.hap2, whole genome shotgun sequence genome carries:
- the FLCN gene encoding folliculin isoform X2 → MNAIVALCHFCELHGPRTLFCTEVLHAPLPQGAGSGDGPGQGERAEEEEGGIHMSSRGRAHSPAEGAGAESSSPGPRKSDMCEGCRSLAAGHPGYISHDKETSIKYVSHQHPNHPQLFSIVRQACVRSLSCEVCPGREGPIFFGDEQHGFVFSHTFFIKDSLARGFQRWYSVIAIMMDRIYLINSWPFLLGKIRGIIDELQGKALKVFEAEQFGCPQRAQRMNTAFTPFLHQRNGNAARSLTSLTNDDSLWACLHTSFAWLLKACGSRLTEKLLEGAPTEDTLVQMEQLADLEEESESWGNSEAEEEEKAPVLPEGAEGRELTKCPADSSLLSDCGNWQPRKLSVFKSLRHMRQVLGAPSFRTLAWHVLMGNQVIWKSRDADLVYSAFEVLRTMLPVGCVRIIPYSSQYEEAYRCNFLGLGPHVQIPPHVLASEFAVVVEVHTAARSSLHPAGCEDEQSLSKHEFVVTSGSAVAADRAGPTILSKVEAALTNQNLSVDVVDQCLVCLKEEWMKGCTWKLLSPLTALTPQDTGGS
- the FLCN gene encoding folliculin isoform X1 translates to MNAIVALCHFCELHGPRTLFCTEVLHAPLPQGAGSGDGPGQGERAEEEEGGIHMSSRGRAHSPAEGAGAESSSPGPRKSDMCEGCRSLAAGHPGYISHDKETSIKYVSHQHPNHPQLFSIVRQACVRSLSCEVCPGREGPIFFGDEQHGFVFSHTFFIKDSLARGFQRWYSVIAIMMDRIYLINSWPFLLGKIRGIIDELQGKALKVFEAEQFGCPQRAQRMNTAFTPFLHQRNGNAARSLTSLTNDDSLWACLHTSFAWLLKACGSRLTEKLLEGAPTEDTLVQMEQLADLEEESESWGNSEAEEEEKAPVLPEGAEGRELTKCPADSSLLSDCGNWQPRKLSVFKSLRHMRQVLGAPSFRTLAWHVLMGNQVIWKSRDADLVYSAFEVLRTMLPVGCVRIIPYSSQYEEAYRCNFLGLGPHVQIPPHVLASEFAVVVEVHTAARSSLHPAGCEDEQSLSKHEFVVTSGSAVAADRAGPTILSKVEAALTNQNLSVDVVDQCLVCLKEEWMNKVKVLFKFTKVDSRPKEDTQKLLSILGASEEDNVKLLKFWMTGLSKTYKSHLMSTVRSPMASEPRS